In Arthrobacter sp. StoSoilB5, one genomic interval encodes:
- a CDS encoding aminotransferase class III-fold pyridoxal phosphate-dependent enzyme codes for MTGVQVATNSGLFQEALHVLPGGNTRSTLFVPPSAPYAAVGDGAHVVDVDGHKVIDCNNNYTSLIHGHRFRPVLEKVHEIVEQGTSFGLPTESEIRLAEELSRRLPAAEQWRFVNSGTEAVMQAIRIARAHTGRDVIVRFAGSYHGTSDAVVDLTMPGIPRSVADSVVTLPVGDAEQFKAFVQERGREVAAVLIDLMPNRAGLKPADESFVALVREETKAHDALLIIDEVITFRSSFEGLQGVYGVEPDLTTLGKVIGGGFPVGAVGGKATVMGATNPALPGTIVWGGTFSANPVTMNAGLIALDYFQQEDIRELNAKGDALREGLLKAGVRCSGFGSLIRIFPDDMNTTWWGAYSEGLLFGTNGLIALSTAMDDATVEKILQCVINVSKF; via the coding sequence ATGACAGGCGTCCAAGTGGCAACAAACTCCGGTCTCTTCCAGGAAGCCCTTCATGTCCTTCCTGGTGGCAATACACGCTCTACCCTCTTCGTCCCGCCCAGTGCGCCGTATGCGGCAGTCGGCGATGGTGCGCACGTAGTCGACGTCGATGGTCACAAAGTCATCGACTGCAACAACAACTACACCTCACTGATCCACGGCCACAGGTTCCGGCCTGTGCTCGAGAAAGTCCACGAGATAGTCGAACAAGGCACGTCGTTCGGGTTGCCGACCGAATCGGAAATCCGGTTGGCGGAAGAGCTCAGCAGGAGACTGCCCGCAGCCGAGCAGTGGCGATTCGTCAACTCAGGCACAGAGGCCGTAATGCAGGCCATCCGGATCGCCCGGGCCCATACGGGGAGGGACGTGATTGTGCGCTTCGCGGGAAGTTACCACGGAACCTCGGACGCCGTTGTCGACTTGACCATGCCGGGCATTCCCCGCAGTGTGGCTGATTCGGTGGTCACACTGCCGGTCGGAGACGCGGAGCAATTCAAAGCGTTCGTTCAAGAACGTGGTCGGGAGGTAGCAGCAGTCCTCATCGACTTGATGCCTAACCGTGCAGGCCTCAAGCCCGCCGACGAATCATTCGTGGCATTAGTCCGCGAAGAAACCAAGGCACACGATGCCCTGCTCATCATCGATGAAGTCATCACCTTTAGGTCAAGCTTTGAAGGATTGCAGGGCGTCTACGGGGTTGAACCTGACCTGACTACTCTTGGCAAAGTCATAGGAGGAGGTTTCCCTGTTGGAGCAGTTGGCGGAAAGGCCACAGTCATGGGTGCCACCAATCCCGCGTTGCCAGGCACAATTGTCTGGGGCGGAACCTTCAGCGCCAACCCTGTGACCATGAATGCCGGCTTAATTGCCTTGGACTACTTCCAGCAGGAGGACATCCGCGAGCTCAATGCCAAGGGCGATGCGCTCCGAGAGGGACTGCTGAAGGCAGGGGTGCGATGCTCCGGCTTCGGATCGCTCATACGAATCTTTCCCGACGACATGAACACCACATGGTGGGGCGCATACAGTGAAGGACTTCTTTTCGGAACGAATGGACTGATTGCGCTGTCCACAGCCATGGATGATGCCACCGTTGAAAAGATCCTTCAGTGTGTGATTAACGTCAGCAAGTTCTAA
- a CDS encoding DUF6119 family protein: MGTSRLTIYLLRNVSQPDDAIAHDKTPQSQTLDPSSGLDGKFYYSSRPADPPAWVSFVQPILSSSLQSVKTSSASGLLVMKAVNRYFALTFGYGRGFINPSKVEHQFGLRVALNRIDPRHIRSLDTKTFEDMVVTKNTQSSKSSELPTFGVDVSRDMLRAVTGEPRDKTLAKRLSGSDALVLNVEILPTDLPKLCEDLFEAFQEDTYKSNFEWIDHLALVTDAESVSKLNALLEKQLVAGDTSNTHLAMPEAIDWEDVDAFRIGGTRKEEYEDLDLDDYLGRLGQDKSEITIERLRSRHVSVRFSRSNDFDSRWNVYQCLVTEQRLGSQLHVLIEGRWFVVSDSLVAKVDQFASALPASTTTLIESRAGEIEAKYNARLADSAPSDLLLLDARIKRPGGASSGIELCDVLSSNGEFIHVKRKTRSATLSHLFAQGTVSATTFVADGTFRDELRKVVEVETEEPQRTAWLDMIPDGKSFVDRSRYSVSYAVIANSTRSGTDWLPFFSKLNLMQNGQQLLNLGFRVSVSRVAITP; this comes from the coding sequence ATGGGAACCAGCCGGCTAACAATTTATCTACTGCGTAACGTCTCGCAACCAGACGATGCAATTGCTCACGATAAGACCCCACAGTCTCAAACGCTTGACCCATCCTCCGGCCTTGACGGAAAGTTTTATTATTCGTCCCGGCCAGCCGACCCACCCGCATGGGTTTCGTTCGTTCAACCTATACTTTCCTCATCGCTTCAGTCAGTGAAAACGTCGTCCGCCTCTGGTCTCCTGGTCATGAAGGCTGTTAACAGGTATTTTGCCCTTACCTTCGGTTATGGGCGAGGTTTCATAAATCCTTCCAAGGTCGAGCATCAGTTCGGGCTTCGAGTCGCCCTCAATCGTATTGATCCGCGCCACATCCGCAGCCTGGACACCAAGACGTTTGAAGACATGGTCGTGACCAAGAACACGCAATCCAGCAAAAGCTCTGAGCTGCCCACATTTGGAGTTGACGTATCTCGTGACATGCTTCGAGCGGTTACTGGCGAGCCCCGTGATAAAACCCTAGCTAAGCGGCTCTCGGGTTCGGATGCCTTGGTCCTCAACGTGGAGATCCTTCCCACAGATTTGCCAAAGCTCTGCGAGGATCTTTTCGAAGCGTTCCAAGAAGATACCTACAAATCGAACTTCGAGTGGATCGATCACCTAGCGTTGGTCACAGATGCAGAGTCTGTTTCTAAGCTGAACGCTCTCCTCGAGAAACAGCTCGTAGCCGGCGACACCTCCAACACGCACCTGGCGATGCCTGAAGCAATCGACTGGGAAGACGTCGACGCGTTCAGGATCGGGGGAACCCGAAAGGAAGAGTATGAGGATCTGGATCTGGATGACTACCTCGGCCGCTTAGGCCAGGACAAATCAGAAATCACGATTGAAAGACTCCGGTCCCGCCATGTGTCTGTGCGCTTTAGCCGCTCCAACGACTTTGACTCCCGATGGAATGTATATCAGTGCCTAGTGACAGAGCAACGACTTGGATCTCAACTTCACGTACTGATTGAGGGACGCTGGTTCGTCGTGAGTGATTCCTTGGTCGCCAAGGTCGATCAATTCGCGTCCGCGTTGCCGGCATCTACAACGACGCTGATTGAGTCCAGGGCTGGAGAGATAGAGGCGAAATACAACGCACGCTTAGCGGATTCGGCGCCCTCGGACCTGCTACTGCTTGATGCGCGTATCAAGCGGCCGGGAGGAGCATCCAGCGGGATTGAGCTCTGCGATGTCCTTTCGTCCAACGGAGAATTCATACACGTTAAGAGGAAGACCCGCTCGGCCACCCTTAGTCATCTTTTTGCCCAAGGAACAGTGTCGGCAACGACATTTGTTGCTGATGGCACCTTCCGTGATGAGCTTCGGAAAGTCGTTGAAGTTGAAACGGAAGAACCGCAGAGGACGGCCTGGCTCGACATGATTCCCGACGGAAAATCCTTTGTGGATCGGTCCCGGTACTCCGTTTCCTATGCGGTGATCGCCAACTCCACTCGGTCAGGAACGGATTGGCTGCCCTTCTTCAGCAAGCTGAACCTGATGCAGAATGGCCAGCAATTACTGAATCTCGGCTTTCGAGTCTCAGTTTCGAGAGTCGCCATTACCCCATAA
- a CDS encoding SAVED domain-containing protein — MDKALVAKLMTVAELRRRKAQHEDEIHHLTGMTSDRRSTVLRVQGWVRGAAMELGRDTAAAAVIRSSDRFPFFLPAYDRRGIEIDLRHIDGEEEGSPSYYAAAQKKIETAVRDRIHEGIRSNDIEHLSVFAIARLPLLVYLGWQLEDGVATDVYQRHRSSGGWEWPQSDAAPDTAFKVEVLRTAPHMAEDAVLITNLSGTTHVNDLPADLSTAPVFKLRVRGDSAHEDIIANRACLESFQATVRRFFSGLESNKKIRRLHLFGGMPVSAAVTLGQSLKARDLRPLVVLYDLTSDGYRRVMEF, encoded by the coding sequence ATGGATAAGGCCTTGGTTGCCAAGCTCATGACCGTTGCTGAATTGCGGCGCCGCAAGGCTCAGCATGAAGACGAAATCCATCACTTGACCGGCATGACCTCGGACCGGCGAAGCACAGTGCTGCGTGTGCAGGGGTGGGTTCGCGGAGCTGCGATGGAGCTCGGACGTGACACTGCCGCAGCTGCCGTCATCCGATCCAGTGACCGGTTTCCCTTCTTCCTTCCGGCTTACGACCGGCGAGGCATTGAGATTGACCTGCGCCATATCGACGGTGAAGAGGAAGGCAGCCCTTCCTACTATGCTGCAGCGCAGAAGAAGATCGAAACAGCCGTGCGGGACCGTATCCATGAGGGCATCCGGAGCAACGACATCGAGCATCTGAGTGTCTTCGCTATCGCCCGCCTGCCTCTGCTTGTGTACCTCGGCTGGCAGCTCGAGGACGGCGTAGCAACCGACGTCTACCAGCGCCACCGTAGCAGCGGAGGCTGGGAGTGGCCTCAGTCCGATGCCGCCCCCGACACCGCCTTCAAGGTAGAGGTCCTCCGTACTGCTCCGCACATGGCCGAGGATGCCGTCCTTATCACTAACCTCTCAGGGACCACGCACGTCAATGACTTGCCGGCCGATCTCTCGACGGCTCCGGTCTTCAAACTAAGAGTGAGGGGCGACAGCGCACACGAAGACATCATCGCAAACCGTGCCTGCCTGGAGTCGTTCCAGGCCACTGTCCGTCGGTTCTTTTCAGGGCTTGAGTCCAATAAGAAGATCCGGCGTCTGCATCTTTTTGGCGGAATGCCCGTCTCGGCTGCAGTGACCCTCGGCCAGAGTCTCAAAGCCCGCGACCTGAGACCCTTGGTCGTGCTGTATGATCTCACCTCTGACGGCTACCGCCGAGTTATGGAATTCTGA
- a CDS encoding cyclic GMP-AMP synthase DncV-like nucleotidyltransferase encodes MDINDHFVAFLDTTVNLKQWKLDKLDGHVTAIVSALQKDTEVGPLYKEHIPQGSWAHATIIEPVGAFDQFDADFLLHLEEDEAWSEDPGEYLRKIRAAFKATSTYKDKVTKKNRCVRIEYAGDCHVDVVPHLTLSDGRQVIINYAENTFEETNPGGFSDWMQERDTLTGGNLRKVIRLMKYLRDYKNTFDCVSVILTTLLGGRVQAFNADSRYADIPTAFVSLLEDLDSWLAEYDEMPLLDDPSCPGTSFNHRWTEEKYQNFKAMITKYAGWAREAINAEEDKALVAWQKLFGPEFTTPVVEAARKAIATSPIRASTRPPAARAPQEEFIEEKGYRFSARYMARIEGRVEELGGFRSRPIRSRKFVRRGMSLVFSLHTDTPGQFEVIWKVRNHGEAATLAGNLRGQLLKSDFNSRIRRETTRYPGRHYIEVYVVKDGVVVASDHHEVVIE; translated from the coding sequence ATGGACATCAACGACCACTTCGTCGCCTTCCTCGACACGACCGTCAATCTCAAGCAGTGGAAGCTCGACAAACTCGACGGTCACGTAACGGCAATCGTAAGCGCGCTGCAAAAGGACACTGAGGTCGGCCCGCTGTATAAGGAGCACATTCCCCAAGGTTCATGGGCGCACGCCACCATCATCGAACCTGTCGGCGCCTTCGACCAGTTCGATGCAGACTTCCTGCTGCACCTCGAAGAAGATGAAGCTTGGTCCGAGGACCCCGGGGAATACCTGCGGAAGATCCGCGCTGCGTTCAAGGCCACCTCGACCTACAAGGACAAGGTGACCAAAAAGAACAGGTGCGTCCGTATCGAGTACGCCGGTGACTGCCATGTCGACGTAGTGCCCCACCTCACTCTCAGCGACGGCCGTCAGGTCATCATCAACTACGCCGAAAACACCTTCGAGGAAACCAACCCTGGTGGCTTCAGCGACTGGATGCAGGAACGGGATACCCTCACAGGCGGCAACCTGCGCAAGGTCATCCGGCTGATGAAATACCTCCGTGACTACAAAAACACGTTCGATTGCGTTTCCGTCATCCTCACAACGCTTCTGGGAGGACGGGTTCAAGCCTTCAATGCAGATTCACGTTATGCCGATATTCCCACCGCATTCGTTTCCCTCCTGGAAGATCTGGACTCATGGCTGGCTGAGTACGATGAGATGCCTTTGCTGGACGACCCCAGCTGCCCAGGGACATCGTTCAATCACCGGTGGACGGAAGAGAAGTACCAAAACTTCAAGGCCATGATCACGAAGTACGCTGGTTGGGCACGGGAAGCAATCAATGCCGAAGAAGACAAAGCCCTTGTCGCGTGGCAGAAACTCTTTGGACCGGAGTTCACCACCCCGGTCGTTGAAGCCGCCAGAAAAGCCATTGCCACCTCTCCCATTCGCGCTTCTACCCGCCCGCCAGCTGCTCGTGCCCCGCAAGAGGAATTCATTGAGGAGAAGGGCTACCGCTTCTCTGCCCGCTACATGGCCCGAATAGAAGGCCGCGTGGAAGAGCTCGGTGGCTTCAGGTCGCGGCCCATCCGGTCCCGGAAATTCGTCCGGCGGGGCATGTCATTGGTATTCAGCCTCCACACCGACACCCCCGGCCAGTTTGAGGTGATCTGGAAGGTCCGGAATCACGGAGAAGCAGCGACTCTCGCCGGAAATCTTCGCGGACAACTCCTCAAGAGTGACTTCAATTCCCGTATCCGCCGAGAAACCACCCGGTACCCCGGACGCCACTACATCGAGGTCTATGTCGTAAAGGACGGCGTGGTGGTAGCCAGTGACCACCACGAGGTCGTCATCGAATGA
- a CDS encoding IS256 family transposase, which translates to MIDPVTGEIIDQKELAERLLAQAKEQGVSLVGPGGLLNQLTRNVLETALEAELTEHLGHEHGQTPIAANMRNGTRSKTVLTEIGPVEIEVPRDRDGSFEPVIVPKRKRRLDGIDQIVLSLSARGLTTGEIAAHFEEVYGARVSKDTVSRITEKVVGELAEWSARPLDPIYPVLFVDAVVVKVRDGQVRNTPFYVVMGVTVNGEREILGIWAGDGGEGARFWLQVFSELKNRGVDDVLIAVCDGLKGLPEAITTTWERTVVQQCIVHLIRNSFRYAGRQHRDGIVKALKPVYTAPSEQAAKDRFADFTAEWGQRYPAIVRLWESSWAEFVPFLEYDVEIRRVICTTNAIESINARYRRAVRARGHFPNEAAALKCLYLVTRALDPTGGGRARWVMRWKPALNAFAITFAGRFERTIHK; encoded by the coding sequence ATGATCGATCCTGTGACGGGAGAGATCATCGATCAGAAAGAGCTTGCGGAGCGGTTGCTCGCGCAGGCCAAGGAGCAGGGCGTGAGCCTGGTAGGCCCGGGCGGGCTGCTGAACCAGCTCACGAGGAATGTGCTGGAGACGGCGCTGGAAGCGGAACTGACCGAGCACCTCGGGCACGAGCATGGCCAGACGCCGATCGCGGCCAACATGCGCAACGGCACCAGGTCCAAGACTGTGTTGACCGAGATCGGTCCGGTCGAGATTGAGGTGCCCCGGGATCGGGACGGCTCGTTCGAGCCGGTGATCGTTCCCAAGCGGAAACGGCGTCTGGACGGGATCGACCAGATCGTCCTCTCGCTGTCCGCCCGGGGGCTGACCACCGGGGAAATCGCGGCGCATTTCGAGGAGGTCTATGGGGCCAGGGTCTCCAAAGACACCGTCAGCCGTATCACGGAGAAGGTCGTCGGGGAACTGGCCGAATGGTCGGCTCGACCTTTGGATCCGATCTATCCGGTGCTCTTCGTTGATGCGGTCGTGGTCAAGGTCCGTGACGGGCAGGTGCGCAACACCCCGTTCTATGTCGTCATGGGCGTGACCGTGAACGGGGAGCGGGAGATTCTGGGGATCTGGGCCGGCGACGGTGGTGAGGGTGCCCGGTTCTGGCTGCAGGTCTTCTCCGAGCTGAAGAACCGCGGTGTGGACGATGTGTTGATCGCTGTCTGCGACGGGCTCAAGGGCCTGCCGGAGGCGATCACGACCACGTGGGAGCGAACGGTGGTGCAGCAGTGCATCGTGCACCTGATCCGCAACAGCTTCCGCTACGCCGGCCGCCAGCACCGCGACGGGATCGTCAAGGCGCTCAAGCCGGTCTACACGGCCCCGTCCGAGCAAGCCGCGAAGGACCGGTTCGCCGATTTCACAGCCGAGTGGGGTCAGCGATATCCGGCAATCGTGCGGCTCTGGGAGTCCTCCTGGGCGGAATTCGTGCCGTTCCTGGAGTACGACGTTGAGATCCGCCGGGTGATCTGCACGACGAACGCGATCGAGTCGATCAACGCCCGCTACCGGAGGGCTGTGAGGGCCCGCGGGCACTTTCCAAACGAGGCCGCCGCGCTGAAATGCCTGTATCTGGTCACCAGGGCTCTTGATCCGACCGGCGGCGGTCGGGCACGCTGGGTGATGAGGTGGAAGCCTGCGCTGAACGCGTTCGCGATTACCTTCGCCGGTCGGTTCGAAAGAACCATTCACAAATGA
- a CDS encoding extracellular solute-binding protein — MRTRLKKPSAAIAATIAIFALALTGCAGSPQAGKVGTVEDPVTIRFAWWGNDARAKTTQEVIKDFEAANPTIKVQGENTEFSSYWDKMATQIAGGTTPDVFAMSGAYPSEYASRGVLLDLGKVKEQIDTSKMPEQAVSLGKIDGKQYTITAGVNAISMVVDPNVFEAAGVQLPDDDTWTWDDYVKIAADISKKSPAGTFGATQAANDSVLSVWARQHGEQLYSDDGKKLGISEDTATSFFELNKKLMESGGGPSASQTVEDGSAQPEATLMGQGKQAMRISWSSQIGSYSATAPLKMMKLPGEGKQPGTWLRSSMEYAISSKSAHPKEAALFINYLVNNLDAAKKIKSDRGMPANTELKAAITPLLKETQQKEAAYLDRLAEMNVEPPLPLPAGSSATQEVLNRYNTDVLFGKASPRDAARGFIQEVNQNLG, encoded by the coding sequence ATGCGCACACGCCTAAAGAAACCTTCCGCGGCGATAGCCGCGACAATAGCAATCTTCGCGCTGGCTCTCACGGGCTGCGCCGGCAGCCCTCAAGCCGGAAAAGTCGGCACTGTTGAAGACCCCGTAACCATCCGGTTCGCATGGTGGGGCAATGACGCCCGCGCCAAGACAACGCAGGAAGTCATCAAAGATTTCGAGGCCGCGAACCCTACAATCAAAGTTCAGGGGGAAAACACCGAATTCAGTTCCTACTGGGACAAAATGGCCACCCAGATCGCCGGCGGCACCACCCCGGACGTCTTCGCAATGAGCGGCGCCTACCCAAGCGAATATGCCAGCCGCGGCGTCCTTCTGGATCTGGGCAAGGTTAAAGAACAGATCGACACCTCAAAGATGCCCGAACAGGCAGTGAGCCTCGGCAAAATCGATGGCAAGCAATACACCATCACCGCAGGTGTGAATGCCATATCCATGGTCGTTGATCCCAACGTCTTCGAGGCCGCCGGCGTGCAGCTCCCTGACGACGACACGTGGACATGGGACGACTATGTGAAGATTGCCGCCGACATCAGCAAAAAGTCACCCGCGGGAACATTCGGGGCCACTCAGGCTGCCAATGATTCCGTACTGTCAGTTTGGGCACGCCAACACGGAGAACAGCTCTACAGCGACGACGGCAAAAAACTCGGAATCAGCGAGGACACGGCAACCAGTTTCTTCGAGCTCAACAAAAAGCTCATGGAGTCCGGTGGAGGACCCTCCGCCTCGCAGACCGTCGAAGACGGCTCCGCTCAACCTGAGGCGACCCTTATGGGCCAGGGCAAACAAGCAATGCGCATCTCATGGAGCAGCCAAATCGGCTCCTACTCAGCCACGGCCCCGTTGAAAATGATGAAGCTCCCCGGGGAGGGCAAACAACCAGGAACCTGGCTCAGGTCATCCATGGAATACGCCATCTCATCCAAATCCGCCCACCCCAAAGAAGCAGCATTGTTCATCAACTACTTGGTAAACAATCTTGACGCGGCAAAGAAGATCAAGAGTGACAGGGGCATGCCGGCGAATACCGAACTCAAGGCCGCAATCACTCCTCTGCTCAAGGAAACCCAGCAGAAAGAGGCCGCATATCTGGACCGCTTGGCAGAGATGAACGTCGAACCACCGCTCCCCCTGCCAGCCGGGTCGTCGGCAACCCAGGAAGTCCTGAACCGCTACAACACCGACGTACTCTTCGGCAAGGCTTCACCACGGGACGCAGCTAGAGGATTCATCCAGGAAGTGAACCAAAATCTAGGGTGA
- a CDS encoding LacI family DNA-binding transcriptional regulator has protein sequence MQKQSSIHDVAETAGVSVSTVSNVLNRPQLVATGTRARVLSAIEVLGFQRNPHAASLRLGKPGRRPGNHVQKQPPRAESPGTMANPDQDDTVLELAELAAEGWQYIPPLHPVLVGRSGHNLGSGLAEGSMPDGSGIWVRYDDGRGRQYLTKDDGYLIVPLPTTN, from the coding sequence ATGCAGAAACAATCATCCATACATGACGTTGCCGAGACGGCGGGCGTCTCGGTCTCTACTGTCTCCAACGTACTGAACCGCCCCCAGCTCGTAGCAACCGGCACCCGCGCCCGAGTACTCAGCGCAATAGAGGTCCTGGGATTCCAGCGCAATCCCCACGCCGCCTCCCTCCGGCTGGGGAAACCCGGCAGACGTCCCGGAAACCACGTCCAGAAGCAGCCTCCACGGGCAGAAAGCCCCGGAACCATGGCCAATCCGGACCAGGACGACACAGTCCTCGAACTGGCCGAACTCGCCGCAGAGGGCTGGCAGTACATACCTCCGCTACACCCTGTTCTGGTCGGCCGATCCGGTCACAACCTCGGGTCGGGACTGGCCGAAGGATCCATGCCGGACGGCTCCGGAATCTGGGTTCGTTACGACGACGGAAGGGGACGACAGTACCTCACAAAAGATGACGGTTACCTCATCGTCCCACTGCCCACCACCAACTGA